The DNA window GCGAGGTCGTGGCCCTGCGCGAGCCGGGCGGCACGCCCATCTCCGAGAAGATCCGTGCCCTTCTGCTCGACCCGGAAAACGCAGAGATGGCAGACGAGTGCGAGCTCCTGCTGTATGAGGCCTCGCGGGCCCAGCTCGTGCGCGAGGTCATCGAGCCTGCGCTCCAGCGTGGGGCCATCGTGGTGTGCGACCGCTTCTACGACTCGACGCACGCCTACCAGCACGGGGGCCGTGGCCTGTCCGATGCACTCGTGAGCCGGGCCAACGAGCTTGGTTGCTGTGGCCTGTCCCCGAACGTGACGCTCGTGCTCGACATCGACCCTGCGGCTGCCCTCGCGCGCGCCACGGCGCAGGGTGCAGACCGCCTCGAGGCGGAGGGCCTGGCGTTTCAGCAGCGCGTGCGAAAGGACTACCTGGCCCTCGCGAAGGCAGACCCCGCCCGCGTGCGCGTCATCGATGCTGCGGGCGATCCTGGGCTGGTTGCGGGCCGCATCGACGCCGCGCTCGCGCGTGCGGGCGTCTCGGCCGGCGAGGTCTCCCATGGCTAGCGGCGAGCCGGTGCCGGCGGCGCTCAGGCGCATCGAGGGCCAGCCTCGCGTGAGGGAGTTTCTCGCGGCCGCTGTGCGCGAGAAAAGGCTCTCGCACGCCTATCTGTTCCTGGGCGCGCCGGGCTCGGGCCAGGGCGAGGCGGCCCTTGGGCTCGCCGAGTGCATCGTGTGCCCGTCCGGCGGATGCGACGCCTGCGACGAGTGCATACGCGTGGCCCACCGAACGCACCCGGACGTCCACTGGATCGTCCCCGAGGGGACGAGCGGCTACGTCGTGGAGCAGGTCCGTTCGCTCATAGCCGACGTCTCGCTTGCGCCCGTGCGCGCCAAGGCCAAGGTCTACATCCTCGACCGCGTGGAGACGCTGCGGGACTCCTCGGCAAACGCCCTGCTCAAGACCATCGAGGAGCCGCCCGAGGGCGTCGTGTTCATCCTGATGGCCCGAACGGCCGACGCCGTGCTCCCCACGATCGTTTCACGCTGCCAGCTCGTGCCGTTTCGCGTCTCGAATCCCGCCGAGACCGCCCGAAGGGTGGCACTCGCCTGCGGGGTGGACCCGAGCGACACGGCCGCCCGCGTGGCCCTGGCCATCGCGGGCACGCCGGAGCGCGCCGTTGACTTTCTCGGCAGCCCGGCCCGCAGGGAGGCGCGCCGGCTCATGGTCCGCTCGCTCGACGCACTTGCCCGTGACGACGCCTGGGACGTGCTCTGCGCCGCCCGCGACCTTGTCGTGGCGGCAAAGGCCCCGCTTGACGACGTGCGTGCGAGCCAGGACGAGCAGGCCACCCAGGACGCCGACTACCTGTCGAGCAAGGCCATGAAGCTCGTGGAGCAGCGCAACAAGCGCGCCCTCTCGGCCCAGGAGCGTTCGGGTATGATGGAACTTCTAGCAGCGGCGAGCTCGCTGCTTCGCGACTGCCTCATGCGCCTCGAGGGCGTGGCCGAGCCGGTCGTGAACGCCGACGCGGCAGACGTCGTCGAGCGCATCGCCGCAAAGGCGAGTCCCGCCGGCGTGCTGGCGGCCCTCTCGGCCGTGGACCGCGCTGCGGACGACCTCGCCCATAACGTATCCCCCCAGCTGGCCCTCGAGGTCATGCTGTGCTCTTGCAAGGAGGCACTATGCCCACCGTCATTCCGGTGAAGTTTGCCTATGCCACGCGCGACCTGTGGTTTGACCCCAAGAACTCCGACGCGGTCGAGGGCGACCACGTCATCTGCTCCACGGAGCGCGGTACGGAGATGGGCCTGGCCACGGGCGACCCCATGGAGGTCGACCAGACCGAGCTCAACCGCAAGACCGACGGCGCCGCGCTCAAGCCGGTGCTGCGCGTTGCCACCGACGCGGACTTTGAGCTCGCAGACCGCCTGGCCGAGAAGGGCGAGCGCGCGTTCCCGACGTTTCGCCGGCTCGTCTCCAAGAGCGGCCTGGACATGAAGCCCGTGGCCGTCGAGTATCTGCTCGGCGGCGAGAAGTGCGTGTGCTACTTCTCGGCAGACGAGCGCATCGACTTCCGTCAGCTCGTGCGAGACCTCTCCCGCGAGCTGCACGAGCGCGTCGACATGCGCCAGATCGGCGTGCGCGAGGAGGCTGCGCTCATGGGCGGCTTTGGCCACTGCGGCCAGGAGCTGTGCTGCACGCGCTTTGGCAGCGGCTTCGAGCCCGTCTCGATCCGCATGGCCAAGGAACAGGACCTGCCGCTCAACTCCAACAAGATTTCTGGCGCGTGCGGGCGCCTCATGTGCTGCCTGCGCTACGAGTTCGAGGCCTACCGCGACTTCAAGCAGCGCGCGCCCAAGAAGAACGCCGTGATCCAGACGCCGCTTGGCACGGCCAAGATCGTGGAGTACGACACGCCCAAGGAGCAGCTGGCGCTTCGCCTCGAGAACGGCAAGCAGATCCGCGTGCCGCTCGGCGAGATGGAGGCGAGCGACGCCGCCAA is part of the Parolsenella massiliensis genome and encodes:
- the tmk gene encoding dTMP kinase — translated: MPSARGTFVTLEGVDGSGKSTQASLLVERLRQEGREVVALREPGGTPISEKIRALLLDPENAEMADECELLLYEASRAQLVREVIEPALQRGAIVVCDRFYDSTHAYQHGGRGLSDALVSRANELGCCGLSPNVTLVLDIDPAAALARATAQGADRLEAEGLAFQQRVRKDYLALAKADPARVRVIDAAGDPGLVAGRIDAALARAGVSAGEVSHG
- a CDS encoding ATP-binding protein, which codes for MASGEPVPAALRRIEGQPRVREFLAAAVREKRLSHAYLFLGAPGSGQGEAALGLAECIVCPSGGCDACDECIRVAHRTHPDVHWIVPEGTSGYVVEQVRSLIADVSLAPVRAKAKVYILDRVETLRDSSANALLKTIEEPPEGVVFILMARTADAVLPTIVSRCQLVPFRVSNPAETARRVALACGVDPSDTAARVALAIAGTPERAVDFLGSPARREARRLMVRSLDALARDDAWDVLCAARDLVVAAKAPLDDVRASQDEQATQDADYLSSKAMKLVEQRNKRALSAQERSGMMELLAAASSLLRDCLMRLEGVAEPVVNADAADVVERIAAKASPAGVLAALSAVDRAADDLAHNVSPQLALEVMLCSCKEALCPPSFR
- the ricT gene encoding regulatory iron-sulfur-containing complex subunit RicT, with amino-acid sequence MPTVIPVKFAYATRDLWFDPKNSDAVEGDHVICSTERGTEMGLATGDPMEVDQTELNRKTDGAALKPVLRVATDADFELADRLAEKGERAFPTFRRLVSKSGLDMKPVAVEYLLGGEKCVCYFSADERIDFRQLVRDLSRELHERVDMRQIGVREEAALMGGFGHCGQELCCTRFGSGFEPVSIRMAKEQDLPLNSNKISGACGRLMCCLRYEFEAYRDFKQRAPKKNAVIQTPLGTAKIVEYDTPKEQLALRLENGKQIRVPLGEMEASDAAKKKSEELGCPCRPDTVLRSTMEKLNSPEVRAALEEIDRKAGLIPEETFASEDLFVSEGRSGRRRRNKGGNKGQRPEAVQPDAESASEQSQGQKRRRRHKTVEVSGEAAENLPGQAKAAPAKQSAPGEGRRSRRRHHVEGEQPAAEGQQRSEARRERRHNAPKPDAEKAAEQPQSEGQGQQRRRRRRRPGDKGGAAAEAQQRPQAQPSGEPKKPKHMASQPGDSQPASEGDAPKRKRRRRHRGNGGSGNAPNPGTPAGE